The following are from one region of the Mycolicibacterium helvum genome:
- a CDS encoding fatty-acid--CoA ligase, which translates to MDYRVPDPGRVWPVLQRSRPALVDLGAHYVLVYASTRDPGRVMVTISLRSKEPILEVLRSRAFLDWFDAVGLDDIPAIFAGETVDKMTLVEPPEGTPPGVIVGAIAAIEDVPALIEGVHHGLPRFAAAGVRAVRIFRAFDDEHELMILQELDDEADAIAWVDHPDVAAEWMGRTGIGAYPPVFVGRLRHIMRMDETD; encoded by the coding sequence ATGGATTACCGGGTTCCCGATCCAGGGCGGGTGTGGCCGGTGCTGCAGCGCAGCAGGCCTGCGCTCGTCGACCTCGGCGCCCACTACGTCCTCGTCTACGCCTCCACCCGGGACCCGGGCCGCGTCATGGTGACCATCTCGCTGCGCAGCAAAGAGCCCATCCTCGAGGTGCTGCGCTCGCGGGCGTTCCTCGACTGGTTCGACGCCGTCGGGCTCGATGACATCCCCGCCATTTTCGCTGGGGAGACGGTGGACAAGATGACGCTGGTCGAGCCACCCGAGGGAACGCCGCCGGGGGTGATCGTCGGGGCGATCGCCGCGATCGAGGATGTGCCGGCCTTGATCGAAGGCGTCCACCACGGCCTGCCCCGATTCGCCGCGGCGGGGGTTCGGGCGGTCCGGATCTTCCGGGCGTTCGACGATGAACATGAGCTGATGATTCTGCAGGAACTCGACGACGAGGCCGACGCCATCGCCTGGGTGGACCACCCCGATGTGGCGGCGGAATGGATGGGCCGCACCGGAATCGGCGCGTACCCACCGGTATTCGTCGGCCGGCTGCGGCACATCATGCGCATGGACGAGACCGACTGA
- a CDS encoding class I adenylate-forming enzyme family protein: MSVALLLEMAASDSERVGVVTDDQRLTVGELNALADGGAGVIAACGAGSVVYVGLGGAMLPLLIFASARAARAFTPLNYRLSGEALAELIERLPDPLIVFDSEYADVVAGLGTARLESQAFLAAAAAAEPAAEFPDPDDVAVVLFTSGTTSRPKAVELTHNNLTSYVTGTVEFASAEPGDAALICVPPYHIAGVGAALSNLYAGRKMVYLRKFDPQAWIRLASAEAVTSATVVPTMLDRIITELETNPISLPALRTLAYGGSKVALPLVRKALGLLPEVGFVNAYGLTETSSTIAVLTPDDHREAHQAADEAARRRLGSVGQPVPGIEVQIRADDGTVLGPEEIGELFVRGDQVSGRYAEIGSVLDAEGWFPTKDVAYLDADGYLFIGGRSDDTIIRGGENIAPAEVEDVLVEHPHVRDVAVVGVEDDEWGQIMVAVVVPVAHITPDPEDLRAHVRTQLRGSRTPDRVVFRHELPTTPTGKVLRRQLADELKSPTPIQ, from the coding sequence ATGAGCGTGGCACTGTTGTTGGAGATGGCGGCCTCCGACTCCGAGCGGGTCGGGGTGGTCACCGATGACCAGCGGCTGACAGTGGGCGAGCTCAACGCCTTGGCCGATGGCGGGGCAGGGGTCATTGCCGCCTGCGGTGCCGGCAGTGTGGTGTATGTGGGCCTCGGCGGTGCCATGCTGCCGCTGCTGATCTTCGCCTCCGCTCGGGCCGCTCGGGCCTTCACACCGCTGAATTACCGGCTTTCCGGCGAGGCACTGGCCGAACTGATCGAGCGGCTGCCTGACCCGCTCATCGTCTTCGATTCCGAATATGCCGACGTGGTAGCGGGTTTGGGTACGGCACGCCTGGAATCTCAGGCGTTCCTGGCCGCCGCCGCGGCCGCCGAACCGGCTGCCGAGTTCCCCGACCCCGACGACGTGGCGGTGGTGTTGTTCACCTCGGGCACCACATCTCGGCCCAAAGCCGTTGAGCTGACCCACAATAACCTCACCAGCTATGTGACCGGCACCGTGGAGTTCGCCTCTGCTGAGCCGGGAGACGCGGCGCTGATCTGTGTGCCCCCCTACCACATCGCCGGTGTCGGTGCTGCGCTGTCGAATCTGTACGCCGGCCGGAAAATGGTGTACCTGCGCAAGTTCGATCCGCAGGCGTGGATCCGGCTTGCCTCCGCGGAGGCGGTTACCAGCGCGACCGTGGTGCCGACCATGCTCGATCGCATCATCACCGAGCTGGAGACCAATCCGATCTCGCTACCCGCGCTGCGTACCCTGGCCTACGGCGGGTCCAAAGTCGCGCTGCCCCTGGTACGTAAGGCGCTCGGACTGCTGCCCGAGGTGGGCTTCGTCAACGCCTATGGCCTGACCGAAACCAGTTCCACCATCGCGGTTCTCACCCCGGACGACCACCGGGAGGCGCACCAGGCCGCCGACGAGGCCGCCCGCAGACGGCTCGGCTCGGTCGGACAGCCGGTGCCGGGCATCGAGGTCCAGATCCGCGCCGACGACGGCACGGTCCTGGGGCCCGAGGAGATCGGTGAGCTGTTCGTCCGCGGTGATCAGGTGTCCGGCCGCTACGCCGAGATCGGCTCGGTGCTCGACGCCGAAGGCTGGTTCCCGACCAAGGACGTCGCCTACCTGGATGCCGACGGATACCTGTTCATCGGCGGACGTTCCGACGACACGATCATCCGCGGTGGCGAGAACATCGCCCCGGCCGAGGTCGAGGACGTGCTTGTCGAACACCCGCACGTGCGCGACGTCGCCGTCGTCGGTGTCGAGGACGACGAGTGGGGCCAGATCATGGTCGCCGTCGTCGTGCCCGTCGCACACATCACCCCGGACCCGGAGGACCTGCGCGCGCACGTGCGCACCCAGCTGCGCGGATCGCGCACGCCCGACCGAGTCGTGTTCCGCCACGAACTGCCCACCACGCCGACCGGCAAGGTGCTGCGCCGCCAACTGGCTGACGAGCTCAAGTCGCCGACGCCCATCCAGTGA
- a CDS encoding twin-arginine translocation pathway signal encodes MSSENKDADATEVEITESGATEIGATEADKVNLEKAADGDEVVDGDESDAAVEIPGEAFQERRSVGRLVAAVVLAVLLVGSAVGTASVYWWIYRPDQKAFGLNLFTTDSVDSQIQERQRQVTGAARDGTVALLSYAPDTLDKDLANAKSHLTGEFLKYYSQFTDQIVAPAARQKGVKTEATVARAAVSELHADSAVVLVFVNQVTTSKDRPDPALATSSVVVKLTNADGRWLISEFNPV; translated from the coding sequence ATGAGCAGTGAAAACAAGGACGCCGACGCAACCGAGGTCGAGATCACCGAGAGTGGCGCGACGGAAATCGGCGCCACCGAAGCCGACAAGGTCAACCTCGAAAAGGCGGCCGACGGCGACGAGGTCGTCGACGGCGACGAGTCCGACGCCGCGGTCGAGATACCGGGCGAAGCGTTCCAGGAGCGGCGCAGTGTCGGGCGTTTGGTCGCGGCAGTGGTGCTCGCGGTGCTGCTGGTGGGATCGGCCGTTGGCACCGCCTCCGTCTACTGGTGGATCTACCGTCCGGATCAAAAGGCCTTCGGCCTCAACCTCTTTACCACCGACTCTGTCGACAGCCAGATCCAGGAACGGCAGAGGCAGGTCACTGGCGCGGCGCGCGACGGCACGGTAGCGCTGTTGTCCTACGCGCCGGACACCCTCGACAAGGACCTGGCCAACGCCAAGTCTCATCTCACCGGTGAATTCCTCAAGTACTACAGCCAATTCACCGACCAGATCGTGGCTCCGGCGGCCCGGCAGAAGGGCGTCAAAACCGAGGCGACCGTCGCACGCGCGGCGGTCTCGGAATTGCATGCCGACAGTGCGGTGGTGCTGGTATTCGTCAACCAGGTGACGACGAGCAAGGACCGGCCCGACCCGGCACTGGCGACCAGCAGCGTGGTGGTGAAGCTGACCAACGCCGACGGTCGTTGGCTGATCTCGGAATTCAACCCGGTCTAG
- a CDS encoding CaiB/BaiF CoA transferase family protein, whose product MADSPLTGFVVADLSTGIPGGYCTKLLSDGGAEVIKVEAPEGDPLRRWSASGAPIGPGEDGALFSYLAGGKRSVVADPGLADDVALVNELLACADAVVWSPGSLVADNPTLAPAAVHAAHPHLIVAAITPFGLQGPWSGRPATEFTLQAWSGGIVGLGRGAPDRAPVYVGGQVGDYLSGSYASAAILASRIRVLGGGGGELIDLSMLESHVMGLTYYPVTYFEMLGRPWRDTRKLTVPGIARVKDGLVDVGCGTAQQWFDLCAMTGHEDWIDESAPLTITEQASEKAGDLYAWMAERTGDEVRDLATAFRIPNAPVASPDTVESLEHFAARGSFVRHPAGFRQPAHPYRIAGVALRPPSPAPRLGEHTDRYRNAPRNPRHAGTAADRLPLSGIRVVDLTTFWAGPSCTHLMALLGADVIHVESARRPDGTRMIAGVPVTEDQWWEKQPIFAALNTSKKDITLDLGTERGRELLHRLIATADVVAENYTPRVLDHLGLDYAAVQTIRPDVVMVRMPGFGLDGPWRDNPAFAYVIEAAAGISWLTGYPDRNPYEPYSLGDPNAGLHALNAVLLALEHRRRTGEGVLVEAAMVDAALNIAAEQIVEFSAYGAVLERAGNRGPTASPQNLYRAGEIDEFGRDDSWVAIAVATDGQWQSLRAALGDPDWAADPELATVSGRRAGEDVIDEHLGAWCRQRSRDEIVATLWPAGVPVAKVMQPHRQPELEQLTARGFFEVLDHPVNAPARFATMPFQLSRGPRPVHAWPAPLLGQHNHELLAELGLSVDDIAALETEGVIGAGYCG is encoded by the coding sequence ATGGCCGACTCACCACTGACAGGTTTCGTCGTGGCCGACTTGTCGACGGGGATCCCGGGCGGTTACTGCACCAAGTTGCTGTCTGACGGCGGCGCCGAGGTGATCAAAGTCGAAGCTCCCGAGGGGGATCCGCTGCGCCGGTGGTCGGCCTCGGGCGCGCCGATCGGCCCGGGGGAGGACGGCGCGCTGTTCAGTTACCTGGCCGGCGGTAAGCGTAGCGTGGTGGCCGATCCGGGCTTAGCCGACGATGTGGCGTTGGTGAACGAGCTGCTGGCCTGCGCCGATGCCGTGGTGTGGTCGCCTGGCTCACTGGTGGCAGACAATCCGACGCTGGCACCGGCCGCGGTGCACGCCGCGCACCCGCACTTGATCGTGGCCGCGATCACCCCGTTCGGCCTGCAAGGACCCTGGAGTGGGCGGCCCGCAACGGAATTCACTCTGCAGGCGTGGTCGGGTGGGATCGTCGGGCTGGGGCGCGGCGCACCGGACCGCGCTCCGGTGTACGTCGGCGGACAGGTCGGCGATTACCTGTCGGGCTCCTATGCGAGCGCGGCGATTCTGGCTTCGCGTATCCGAGTGCTCGGCGGTGGTGGCGGCGAGCTCATCGACTTGTCGATGCTGGAAAGCCACGTCATGGGTCTGACCTATTACCCGGTGACCTATTTCGAGATGCTGGGCCGGCCGTGGCGCGACACCCGCAAGCTGACGGTTCCTGGCATCGCCCGGGTCAAGGACGGGCTGGTTGACGTGGGCTGTGGCACCGCTCAGCAGTGGTTCGACCTGTGCGCCATGACCGGGCACGAGGACTGGATCGACGAAAGCGCACCGCTGACGATCACCGAGCAGGCCAGCGAGAAAGCCGGGGATCTGTACGCCTGGATGGCCGAGCGCACCGGTGACGAGGTCCGCGACCTCGCGACGGCGTTCCGCATCCCCAACGCGCCGGTGGCAAGTCCCGATACCGTCGAGTCGCTGGAACACTTCGCGGCCCGTGGGTCGTTCGTCCGCCATCCGGCTGGGTTCCGGCAGCCGGCCCATCCCTACCGGATCGCCGGCGTCGCGTTGCGCCCGCCGTCGCCGGCACCGCGGCTTGGTGAACACACCGACCGGTACCGAAACGCGCCGCGCAATCCACGTCACGCCGGGACCGCCGCGGATCGGCTGCCGCTGAGCGGAATTCGGGTCGTCGACCTCACCACGTTCTGGGCGGGTCCGTCGTGCACTCATCTGATGGCGCTGCTGGGAGCCGACGTCATCCACGTCGAGTCGGCCCGCCGACCGGACGGCACCCGGATGATCGCCGGCGTGCCGGTGACCGAGGACCAGTGGTGGGAGAAGCAGCCGATCTTCGCGGCGCTGAACACCTCGAAGAAGGACATCACGCTCGACCTGGGCACCGAACGTGGCCGCGAACTCCTTCACCGGTTGATCGCCACCGCCGATGTGGTCGCCGAGAACTACACCCCGCGGGTGCTCGACCACCTCGGCCTGGATTACGCGGCCGTACAAACGATCCGGCCTGACGTCGTGATGGTCCGCATGCCGGGCTTCGGGCTCGACGGTCCGTGGCGGGACAACCCGGCCTTCGCGTACGTCATCGAGGCGGCCGCCGGGATCAGCTGGCTCACCGGCTACCCGGACCGCAATCCCTACGAGCCGTATTCCCTTGGTGATCCGAACGCCGGACTGCACGCGCTCAACGCGGTGCTGCTGGCACTCGAGCACCGGCGTCGCACGGGCGAGGGCGTGCTCGTCGAGGCGGCAATGGTGGACGCTGCGCTCAACATCGCGGCCGAGCAGATCGTCGAGTTCAGTGCGTACGGAGCGGTGTTGGAGCGGGCAGGCAACCGGGGGCCGACCGCGTCGCCGCAAAATCTCTACCGCGCAGGAGAGATCGACGAGTTCGGTCGCGACGACTCCTGGGTCGCGATCGCGGTGGCCACCGACGGGCAATGGCAGTCCCTGCGCGCGGCACTGGGTGATCCTGACTGGGCGGCCGATCCCGAGCTGGCGACCGTGAGTGGCCGGCGGGCCGGCGAGGACGTCATCGATGAGCACCTGGGTGCTTGGTGCCGGCAACGCAGCCGTGACGAGATCGTCGCGACCCTGTGGCCGGCCGGCGTTCCGGTGGCCAAGGTGATGCAACCCCACCGGCAGCCTGAGCTCGAGCAGCTCACCGCGCGCGGATTTTTCGAGGTGCTGGACCATCCCGTCAACGCGCCGGCCCGGTTCGCCACAATGCCCTTCCAGCTGTCCCGCGGGCCGCGCCCCGTGCACGCCTGGCCGGCGCCGCTGCTGGGCCAGCACAACCACGAGCTTCTGGCCGAACTCGGCCTGTCGGTCGACGACATCGCGGCGCTGGAAACCGAGGGGGTCATCGGCGCTGGGTATTGTGGTTAG
- a CDS encoding SDR family NAD(P)-dependent oxidoreductase — MSGVIVTGAASGIGRASAEALIADGRRVALWDIAPAVAEVAEGLGMPHAVIDVCDGVALSAAVDAAATALDGIDGLVHAAGRVIPEPVGAYTAESWDAVLDVNLKAQAILVQLILPHLQEAARAGAGPAIVGISSIEGLTANPFIPAYCASKAGLLGLTRSMAAQLGPDGIRVNAVCPGFIRTPMLQIALDIDEVRQGFEAAAPMGRLGDPEEVAAAVAFLMSPKASFVTGSHLVVDGGVTSRHP; from the coding sequence ATGAGCGGTGTCATCGTCACCGGAGCGGCATCGGGAATCGGCCGGGCGTCCGCCGAAGCGCTGATCGCCGACGGGCGCCGCGTCGCGCTCTGGGACATCGCGCCGGCGGTCGCCGAGGTGGCCGAAGGTCTCGGCATGCCGCACGCGGTGATCGACGTGTGCGACGGCGTCGCGCTGAGTGCGGCCGTCGACGCGGCCGCCACGGCGCTGGACGGAATCGACGGACTGGTGCACGCGGCCGGTCGGGTCATTCCGGAGCCAGTGGGGGCCTACACCGCGGAGTCCTGGGATGCCGTCCTCGACGTCAACCTCAAGGCCCAGGCGATCCTGGTGCAGCTGATCCTGCCGCACCTGCAAGAGGCCGCGCGGGCCGGTGCCGGGCCTGCCATCGTCGGGATCTCCAGCATCGAGGGATTGACCGCCAATCCGTTCATCCCGGCCTACTGCGCCTCCAAGGCGGGCCTGCTGGGTCTGACCCGCTCGATGGCGGCGCAACTGGGTCCCGACGGTATCCGGGTCAACGCGGTGTGCCCCGGGTTCATCCGTACCCCGATGCTGCAGATCGCGTTGGACATCGACGAGGTGCGCCAAGGTTTCGAAGCCGCCGCGCCGATGGGCCGGTTGGGCGATCCCGAAGAGGTCGCCGCGGCGGTCGCGTTCCTGATGTCACCGAAGGCGTCGTTCGTCACCGGATCCCATCTGGTCGTCGACGGGGGAGTGACCAGCAGGCACCCGTGA
- a CDS encoding amidohydrolase family protein: MGQLSERVDVPFPIFDADNHLYEPPEAMTKFLPKEYKDYVQYVQVNGRTKIALRGQISNYIPNPTFEVVARPGAWEEYFKYGNPDGKTKRELFGEPMRAIPAFFEPGPRLEVMNELGLDRTLMFPTLASLLEERLSDDPVAIHVLVHSLNQWLDEVWGFNYQNRIFTTPVITLPIVEKAIEELEWVVKRGARCILVRPAPVPGFRGPRSFALPEFDPFWERVVEYDLLVGMHSSDSGYSRYTSEWDGASAEMLPFQTNAMGILNEWRPIQDSVGSWVIHGALYRHPKLKVAIVEAGSKWMTPLLDGLAEVFRKAPEAFPSDPVEMVKSRIHVSPFFEDGIDDLVNLVGVDQVLYGSDWPHPEGLAEPTFYIKALEHLSSDDQAKIMGGNLSRLVTV, encoded by the coding sequence ATGGGGCAATTGTCGGAGCGGGTTGACGTCCCGTTTCCCATCTTTGACGCGGACAACCACCTCTACGAGCCGCCCGAGGCGATGACCAAGTTCCTGCCCAAGGAGTACAAGGACTATGTCCAGTACGTGCAGGTGAACGGGCGCACCAAGATTGCGTTGCGCGGTCAGATCAGCAATTACATCCCCAACCCGACCTTCGAGGTCGTCGCCCGCCCTGGCGCCTGGGAGGAGTACTTCAAGTACGGCAACCCGGACGGCAAGACCAAGCGTGAACTGTTCGGTGAGCCGATGCGCGCGATCCCGGCGTTCTTCGAGCCCGGCCCCCGCCTCGAGGTGATGAACGAGCTGGGTTTGGACCGCACGCTGATGTTCCCGACGCTGGCCAGCCTGCTCGAGGAGCGGCTGTCGGACGACCCCGTTGCGATCCACGTCCTCGTCCACTCACTCAACCAGTGGCTCGATGAGGTCTGGGGCTTCAACTACCAGAACCGCATCTTCACCACCCCGGTGATCACCCTCCCCATCGTCGAGAAGGCGATCGAGGAGCTGGAGTGGGTGGTCAAGCGCGGCGCTCGTTGCATCCTGGTCCGGCCCGCGCCGGTGCCCGGCTTCCGTGGCCCGCGCTCGTTCGCACTGCCCGAGTTCGACCCGTTCTGGGAGCGGGTCGTCGAGTACGACCTGCTGGTCGGCATGCACTCCAGCGACAGTGGCTACTCCCGGTACACCTCCGAGTGGGACGGTGCCAGCGCCGAGATGCTGCCGTTCCAGACCAACGCGATGGGCATCCTCAACGAGTGGCGGCCGATCCAGGACTCGGTGGGGTCGTGGGTGATTCACGGTGCGCTGTACCGCCATCCGAAGCTGAAGGTCGCGATCGTCGAGGCCGGGTCGAAGTGGATGACCCCGCTGCTGGACGGCCTGGCCGAGGTGTTCCGCAAGGCCCCCGAAGCTTTCCCGAGCGATCCGGTCGAGATGGTCAAGAGCCGGATCCACGTCAGCCCGTTCTTCGAGGACGGCATCGACGACCTGGTCAACCTCGTCGGGGTGGACCAGGTGCTGTACGGCTCCGATTGGCCGCACCCGGAGGGGTTGGCGGAGCCGACCTTCTACATCAAGGCCCTCGAGCATCTCTCCAGTGATGATCAGGCAAAGATCATGGGCGGCAACCTGTCTCGCCTCGTCACGGTGTGA
- a CDS encoding (2Fe-2S)-binding protein codes for MFVCLCNGVTSQVVAEAVEAGATTTKQVASACGAGAECGRCRRTVRAIIEATGVAESQRP; via the coding sequence ATGTTCGTCTGTCTGTGCAACGGTGTGACGAGCCAGGTGGTGGCCGAGGCCGTCGAGGCCGGAGCGACCACCACCAAGCAGGTCGCCAGTGCCTGCGGCGCCGGGGCAGAATGCGGCCGCTGCCGGCGCACGGTGCGGGCCATCATCGAGGCGACCGGGGTAGCAGAGTCCCAGCGTCCCTAG
- a CDS encoding enoyl-CoA hydratase/isomerase family protein yields the protein MAKAQRPSAEEIIRYEKNPKTKIATITFNRPEYLNAPTIAARLRYSDLLYQAGVDDQVKVLVIRGAGEDLGSGADLPEFMEVQNDEDQERRLSEFRIPPGEVKYPPKGTYRRGATVGAWYASPQSGIRTLQDFKKISILEVKGYCYGWHFYQAADADLVISSDDALFGHPSFRYYGWGPRMWWWTQMMGIRKFQEMVYTGRPFTADEMYECNFLNSVVARDELEDEVDRYALACARNRPTDTVFQQKMFFEVFKQFQGEYLGSLLGSTFESLGGAAAHDEDDFDMHEALDDGLSGAVKDNDRKFPPEWRLSKSARKKAKDTAAKTKTNTKKKK from the coding sequence ATGGCTAAGGCGCAGCGCCCGTCGGCCGAGGAGATCATCCGCTACGAGAAGAACCCGAAGACCAAGATCGCCACTATCACCTTCAACCGGCCGGAGTATCTCAACGCACCGACTATCGCAGCGCGCCTGCGGTATTCGGATCTGCTGTATCAGGCCGGCGTGGACGACCAGGTGAAGGTTCTGGTGATTCGCGGCGCCGGTGAGGACCTCGGCAGCGGTGCCGACCTCCCCGAATTCATGGAAGTGCAGAACGACGAGGACCAGGAGCGTCGGCTCTCGGAGTTCCGGATCCCGCCCGGCGAGGTGAAGTATCCGCCCAAGGGGACATATCGGCGCGGCGCCACCGTCGGCGCCTGGTACGCCAGCCCGCAGTCGGGCATCCGCACCCTGCAGGACTTCAAGAAGATCTCGATCCTCGAAGTCAAGGGGTACTGCTACGGCTGGCACTTCTACCAGGCGGCCGACGCCGATCTGGTGATCTCCTCCGACGACGCACTGTTCGGCCATCCGTCGTTCCGCTATTACGGCTGGGGTCCGCGGATGTGGTGGTGGACCCAGATGATGGGCATCCGCAAGTTCCAGGAGATGGTCTACACCGGGCGGCCGTTCACCGCCGACGAGATGTACGAGTGCAACTTCCTCAACAGCGTGGTGGCGCGCGACGAGCTCGAAGACGAGGTCGACCGCTATGCGCTGGCCTGCGCGCGAAACCGCCCCACTGACACGGTCTTTCAGCAGAAGATGTTCTTCGAGGTCTTCAAGCAGTTCCAGGGCGAGTACCTGGGCAGCCTGCTCGGCAGCACCTTCGAGTCGTTGGGTGGCGCCGCCGCCCACGACGAGGACGATTTCGACATGCATGAGGCCCTCGACGACGGACTCTCGGGTGCGGTCAAGGACAACGATAGGAAGTTTCCGCCGGAGTGGCGGTTGTCGAAGTCTGCTCGCAAGAAAGCCAAGGACACCGCAGCCAAGACCAAGACCAACACCAAGAAGAAGAAATAG
- a CDS encoding FadD3 family acyl-CoA ligase encodes MVLSAADRFGDSEAVVDGPLRLTFSEVADRVRCAAGAFAERGVDKGDRVAIWAPNSAHWMIAAFGALTAGGVVVPVSTRYKQTEAADIITRSGAKAVLIEKGFLGQDFVAPPSVPAIDLKSGFLEAARPFERAVSGTDIADIIYTSGTTGRPKGVMMNHLQNLRMYAEWCDLADLRRGDRYLIVNPFFHTFGYKAGCLASFMRGATMLPVPVFDVERVVDLIAAERITMLPGPPTLYHSLLAVPDKSKLATLRAGVTGAADIPVELVRRVHEELPFQTLATGYGLTEAGTATLSRPGDSFEDVATTAGLPCDGVEVRIADDAEVLVRGYSVMQGYFDDPVGTAEAIDADGWLHTGDLGSFTESGRLRIVGRKKDMFIVGGFNAYPAEIEGFLMEHPAVAQAAVIGVPDERLGQVGKAFVVLKRPETGEADVSAEELISWAKDRMAGFKVPRLVVFVDALPLNATGKVMKDQLR; translated from the coding sequence ATGGTCCTGAGCGCGGCGGACCGGTTCGGCGACTCTGAAGCAGTCGTCGACGGTCCGCTGCGTCTCACGTTCAGCGAGGTCGCTGACCGGGTGCGCTGCGCGGCAGGCGCATTCGCGGAGCGTGGCGTCGACAAAGGTGACCGGGTTGCGATCTGGGCACCCAACTCCGCGCACTGGATGATCGCGGCGTTCGGCGCGCTCACTGCCGGCGGCGTCGTGGTCCCGGTCAGCACGCGCTACAAGCAGACCGAGGCCGCCGATATCATCACGCGCAGCGGTGCCAAGGCGGTGCTGATCGAGAAGGGTTTCCTGGGGCAGGATTTCGTTGCTCCGCCCAGTGTGCCCGCCATCGATCTGAAGTCCGGGTTCCTGGAGGCGGCCCGACCGTTCGAGCGAGCGGTGAGCGGAACCGATATCGCCGACATCATCTACACCTCCGGCACCACCGGTCGGCCCAAGGGCGTGATGATGAACCATCTGCAGAACCTGCGGATGTATGCCGAGTGGTGCGACCTGGCGGACCTGCGCCGCGGTGACCGCTACCTGATCGTGAACCCGTTCTTCCACACCTTCGGCTATAAGGCCGGCTGTCTCGCGTCGTTCATGCGCGGCGCGACGATGCTGCCGGTACCGGTGTTCGACGTCGAGCGCGTCGTCGACCTGATCGCCGCCGAGCGGATCACCATGCTGCCGGGCCCGCCGACGCTGTATCACTCGCTGCTGGCGGTGCCGGACAAGAGCAAGCTGGCAACGCTGCGCGCCGGAGTGACCGGTGCCGCCGACATCCCGGTCGAACTTGTCCGGCGGGTGCACGAAGAGCTGCCGTTCCAAACGCTGGCCACCGGCTACGGCCTGACCGAGGCGGGCACGGCGACGCTGTCGCGGCCGGGGGATTCGTTCGAAGATGTCGCCACTACGGCCGGTCTGCCGTGCGATGGGGTCGAGGTGCGCATCGCCGATGACGCCGAAGTACTGGTGCGTGGTTACAGCGTGATGCAGGGCTATTTCGACGATCCGGTCGGTACCGCCGAAGCGATCGACGCAGACGGCTGGCTGCACACCGGTGACCTGGGCAGCTTCACCGAGTCCGGACGGCTGAGGATCGTCGGACGGAAGAAGGACATGTTCATCGTCGGCGGCTTCAATGCCTACCCCGCCGAGATCGAAGGCTTCCTGATGGAGCATCCCGCCGTTGCGCAGGCGGCGGTCATCGGCGTGCCCGACGAACGGCTCGGTCAGGTGGGTAAGGCATTCGTGGTGCTCAAGAGGCCCGAGACCGGCGAGGCCGATGTCTCGGCGGAGGAGCTGATCAGCTGGGCTAAGGACCGGATGGCCGGATTCAAGGTGCCCCGGCTCGTGGTGTTCGTCGACGCGCTGCCGCTCAATGCGACGGGCAAGGTCATGAAAGATCAGCTGCGGTGA